ATGAATCAACTATACAAGAAGTATATGAACCTTACGTAAAACTTTCGATTATAACGCCACCTGAATATCTTGGAAGATTGATGAATCTTGTTCAAAATGAAAAGCGCGGAACAATGATAAGTACTGAAAATGCTGGTTTTGAAAGAGTTGTTTTGAATTTTGAAGTGCCTCTTGCTGAAATAATATTTGATTTCTTTGATAAAATGAAAGCGTTGAGTAGAGGATATGCATCTATGGATTATGAGTTTATAGGTTATAGGAAAAGTGATCTGGTTAAGGTTAGTATATTGGTAAATAAAGAACCAGTTGAGGCTCTTTCTATAATCGCTCACAAAGATAAAGCGTATTCAATGGCAAGAAAGTTAGTTGATAAATTAGCAGAACTAATTCCACAGCATCAATTTGAAATTCCAATTCAGGCAAAAGCTGGAGGTAGAATTATAGCACGTTCTACAATTAAAGCTTTAAGAAAGGATGTTCTTGCAAAATGTTATGGAGGAGATGTTACAAGAAAAATGAAATTACTACAGAAACAAAAAGAGGGAAAGAAAAAATTGCGTGAGATTGGAAATGTTTCGATACCTCAGGAAGCATTTTTAGCATTATTAAAGGTTGGAGAAGATGAAAATAAGTAGCGTTTTAATTATTTTCCTTTCTTTAGTAGCATTTTCAGCTAATATTTATTTTACAGAATTTGTTGATTTAACGGATATTGTAATTGATTTTATAAATAATTCTAACAATTTTCTTTATGTTTCTTCCTACAGTTTGGATAATTATTATGTAGTTGAAGCAATAAATAGATTAAGTGAAAAAGGATTGGATGTTAGGGTTATATTAGAAGTTTCAAACAAGGATTTAAAATGTAAGGTTTTAAAAGATTATGAAAAATCTCTTCATCACGCAAAATTCATGGTGAATGACAATGGCGTAATTTTTGGCTCAGCAAATTTTACAGATAGCGGGCTTTTTGAAGGATACAACGATATAGTTGTATTTGAGAAAGATAAGGTAGAAGATTTTAAGAATTTATTTTTAAATTTATGGAATGAAGGCAAAGTATCTGGATGTAAAAATTTTTTTGTTGTGGGTTATGATGATGTAGAATCAAAACTTTTAGAGTTCATTCAAAGTGCTAAGAAAAGAATCTATGTATGTGTGTACGCGCTTACCAATCAGAAAGTCTTTGCTCTTTTAAAATACAAAGAATCACGTGGAGTTGAAATAAAAATAATTACTGACAAATGGTTTAATAACTCAATTTTAAAGAAATATCCTATTAGAAATATTGTTATTGTAAGAGATAAAATGTTGCATCATAAATTTGTGATAGTGGATAATTCAGTTTTTTTAGGTTCGGTTAATATCACCGTAAATGGTCTAACAAAAAATTTTGAAATGGCATATATTTCAAATCAGTTTTTAAACAGCTATTTGAAGGTTTTTGATTATCTTTGGAGGAGATACAGTGAAAACAAAGATATTGAAGATTGATCCATTAGATTTTAATGAAAAAGATTTAATAGAAGTATGTAATGTGATAAAAAGTGGTGGACTTGTTGCGTTTCCTACAGAAACGGTTTATGGTCTAGGTGCAAGTGCGTTTGAAGAAAAAGCAGTTGACAACATTTTTAAAGTTAAAGGTAGGGCAAAGGATAATCCATTAATAGTTCACGTAGATAGATTTGAAAAACTTTTAGAGATTGCAGAAGTAGCTGAAAAATATTTTGAAGCGATAAATAAGTTAACACCTGGGCCTGTTACATTTGTATTGAAACAAAAAATAAACTTGCCAAAAAATGTTACGGCTGGGCTTAAAACAGTTGGAGTTCGAATTCCTGCACATCCTGTTGCAAGAAAATTATGTAAATGTGCTGGCCCCATAGCTGCACCTAGTGCAAATTTATCAGGAAAACCAAGTCCTACGGATTCTCAAGCAGTTATTGAAGATCTTTTCGGGAAAATTGATTTTGTTATTGATGCTGGAAATTCAGAATTTGGGCTTGAGTCTACAATTATTGATCTAACATCTGAAATTCCTATCGTATTAAGACCTGGACCTATAACAATAGAGCAACTTGAATCGATTTTTGGAAAAGTTGAAATCCCACAGTTTGTAATTGATGCAAGTTCTGTTGAAAATCCAAAAGCTCCTGGTATGAAATATAGGCATTATGCGCCAGAAAAACCAGTGTATAGGTTCAATAAAGTTCAAAGAGAGAAAGTTATAAAGAAAGCATTAAGTGAAAATGGTGTTTTTATATGTCCTGAAGAACATAAAAAATTTTATCCTGATGATCGTATAATGATCCTTGGAAAATTATCAGAACCTTATTCAATTGCTCAAAATTTGTTTAAAGTGCTGAGAGAATTTGATAGGTCTAATTTCAATGTTGCTTTTATAGAGGCTTTTGAAGAAAAAGGAATATTATTATCAGTCATGAATAGGTTAAAAAAGGCAAGTGTGGAGGTGGAATTGTGAAATGGCGTTCGACTACTGTGGTGTGTGTTAGAAGGAATGATTCGGTTGTTATGATTTCAGATGGACAAGTTACATATGGTAATACTATTTTAAAGGGAAATGCTAAAAAAGTTAGAAAGATGGGAGATGGTAATGTTCTTGCAGGTTTTGCCGGTTCTGTTGCGGATGCAATGGCGCTTTTTGATAGATTTGAAGCAAAATACAGGGAATGGGGAGGAAATTTATTAAAAGCAGCTGTAGAGCTCGCAAAAGATTGGAGAACTGATAGAGTCTTAAGAAGGTTGGAGGCAATGCTTCTTGTAGCAGATAAAAAATACACTTTTATAGTTTCAGGAACAGGTGAAGTTATTCAACCAGAAGATGATATTGCTTCAATTGGTTCAGGTTCTCCATATGCAATTGCAGCAGGAAAGGCGCTTTTAAGGCATACAGATTTAAGTGCAAAAGAGATAGCACTTGAAGCAATTAAAATAGCAAGTGAAATATGTATATATACGAATGATAACTTTACAATTGAGGAGTTATAAGATGTCTGCTAGTTATTTGGAGATTACTTTACGAATATTTGGTATTAAATCTTTAAAAGAGAAAAGATCAATTGTTAAAAGACTAATAAATGATTTAAGAAGTAATTTTAATATTTCTGTTGTAGAAATTGCCGACCAGGATTCAAAAGATTTTATTACGTTGGGTATTTCTTTGGTAAGTATAAATAAATCTCATGCATATAAAAGTATTGAAAGTATTGTTGAGTATATTGAAAGGTATTATACAGTTGAAAATGTCTACAAGGAGGTGTATGATTGATAGTAGATATAGATGAAATAAAGAATGTAGTAAATTTGCTTGTTAGCAAAGATAGGCTTTTACATGTTGAAGGAACTGCAAAGTTTGCAAAAACTCTTGCAAGAGTTCATGGGTTAGATGAAAATATTGCAGAATTTATTGGATATGCACATGACATTTTTAGAGATATCAATCAAAGAAAACTTTTAAAACTTGCAAGAGGGTATAATTTATCTTTAACTGATGAAGAAAAATTACATCCAATATTGCTTCATGGCAAACTTGCTGCTGAGTTTTTAAGATTTAGATTTAATGTTGATGATGAAGAGCTTTTAGATGCCGTTAGATATCATACATCTGGTTATAAGAATTTTGGAATATATGGAAAGCTTTTATTTTTAGCTGATTCATTGGAAGAGACAAGAAACTATCCAAATGTTAATAAATTAAGAGAAATAGCATTTAAAGATATTGAAATGGGATATTTTGAGGTTCTTAGGAACAAGTTAATTTATGCTATTGAGAGGAATTTATTTATTTTAAAAGAAAGCATAGAATCCTGGAATGAATTGATAAGGAAGAGAAAGGGAGGTTCAATATGAGAAGAAGGAGAAGAAATACCGGATGGATTTGGATAGTGCTTACTTTAGTTATAATAGCAGGGATTATAGGAGCATTTTTTTGGAAAATTTATTCCGTTAAAAATAATGAGGAATTTAATCTTTCTTATGTAAGTCAATATTTGTTCATTGACAAATCCAATGAGGAAGGTTTTTATGTTGTTGTTAATGGTTCAAAAAGAACAGTCAATATTTTAAAGATAAAAAATCACACATTTGATCCAGAAAAAAAACAGGAAATTAATTTTTCAAGTCCAATACTTGCTTTAAAAATACTTGGTGAAATGTTCAATGTAGATTCCAATTATAAATATTATGTAGTAGTTGACACTGGAAAGATTGCAAGTGCTGCAAAAAAGCTCAATGTAAATGCAAGTAGTTTTGATGAATTATTTAATGTATTGAGTGAGAGAGGATTAAAAATATTTGATTTCTTTAAATTGAATTCGATTTTAAAAGAATTAAGGCCTGAAACTACTTTAAATGCTCCTTCAATCGCTAAGTTAATTTATTCCCTTGGCAATTTCAGTGTAAGATTTAAAGATATTCCAACACTAACCAAGCGTCCTTTGAGTATAACAGTTGGAGATAGTACATTTGAAAGGATTTACATTGATACAGAAAAAATTCAGCAGTTAAAGAATGAAATAGGGGGATGATTTTATGAAAAAGTTATACTTTTTCTTGTTAGTTATACTTGCATCTTTAGCTTTTTCTTTTGATTTTGAACCATATGCTGGATGGAATGTTACAATAGATTCTTCAAATACTAGCAGTTTTTATAGTGTCTTTTTAGATTTTCCACTAACTGTAAATAATGATACAGAATTTGGGATATCTCTTGGTTATATAGGAACAAATAATTTTGTATTACAAAGTTTTGGAAAATATAATATTAAGACATCGTTTGGTATTTTTACAACTTATGGAAAAGGTGGGGCAGTGTTTTCTAGTGATTTTAAACTTAATTCTATTGGCTATTCAGTTTTGGCTGGAGTAAGGTATTATTTTAAAAACTTTTTTGTGGGCTTTTCATATGCTGTATATTATATTGAAAATGAAAAAATTGGGACAATCCCTTTAGAGATTGGTTATAAAATAGAATTTTAGGGAGGAATATATATTGATTAAAGAAGGAGATAAGGTTTTACTGTATGGAGATGATGGAAGTAAGATTATTATCACAGTTGAGGCTGGTAAAAAGAAAGGGACACATCTTGGACATGTTGATATGGATGAGCTTATAGGAAAGGAATATGGAGATACAATTGTCTTTGGAAAAAATAATAGGGTCTTTTATATTTTAAAGCCAACTTATATTGATCTTATTTTTAATATGAAAAGAAGAACTCAAATTATATACCCTAAAGATGCATCATATATTTTGTTTAAACTTGATATTAAACCTGGCGATAGAGTTATTGATACAGGTGTTGGTAGTGGAGCGATGTGTGGGGCTTTTGCAAGAATTGTTGGAAAAGATGGGAAAGTATATGGATATGAAAGAAGAGAAGATTTTTACAACTTAGCTAAGAAGAATTTAGAATATTGGGGATTAATAGACAATGTTGAGCTAAAATTAAGGGATATTTCAGGAGGTTTTGATGAAGTAAATGTTGACGCTTTAATGTTGGATGTTCCTGATCCGCACAATTATATTGAGCAATGTTGGCAAGCATTAAAAGGTGGAGGAAAGATGGGAATAATCTGCCCTACTACAAATCAAGTTCAAGAGGTTTTGGAAAAACTATATGAATATCCTTTTATAGATGTAGAAGTTTGGGAAAATCTTATGAGAAGATATAAGCCAAATCCTGAAAGGTTGAGACCTTTCGATAGAATGGTGGCTCATACAACGTATTTGGTGTTTGCCACTAAGGTTCTTAAAAAGTAGGAGGTGTATTAAATGAAAAAGAAGAATTTTATAATTATAACTGCTGTTATTATATCTATTTTGGTTGGTACTATTGTTTTATCGGGTGCTACAACGGATAAAAATTTTCAGGATAATCTGACACCACTTGCAGAAACCCTTTATTATATATTAAATTACTATTATGAAATTGATAAAGCAGATATTAATAAAGTAATTGATTATGGTATAGATGGTCTTGTTAAAGGATTAGGTGATGATTTTAGCTATTATTACAACAAAGATGTATATGAAGAAAAAGAGATTGAAAATAAAGGTGAATATGGTGGGCTTGGAATTGAAGTTACATACGATGCAGATAGCAAGGCAATAAAGATAATAAGTCCTATGTATGGTACACCTGCCTGGAGAGCTGGTTTAAAAGCTGGAGATTTAATAATTAGTGTTGATGGAAGTTCGGTTCAAGAAATGAGTTATATTGAAGCTGTTAATAGGATGAGAGGAGAACCTGGAACAAAGGTTAAGCTTACAATTTTGCGAGGAGAAGAAGTTTTGGAATTTGAAATCACAAGAGAAATAATAAAGATTACTCCTGTAAAATACGGTTTTGTGGAAACTCAAATAGGAAGGATAGGTTATGTAAGACTAACACAGTTTAATCAACCATCTTCTAAGAAACTTGAAGAAGCATTAAACAAAATTTATGAAAAAGGTGTTGTAGCGTTAATATTTGATTTAAGGGATAATCCTGGAGGTTATTTAGATAGTGCTATTGATGTTGCAAGTATGTTTTTAGATGCTGGGAAATTGGTGGTTACAGTAGAACCAAGAGTTGGAAGTATAGAGCGCTACGTAAGTAAAGGAAATGACTTTCCAAAGGTTCCAGTAGCTGTTCTTGTTAATGGTGGTTCAGCTTCAGCTTCGGAAATTGTTACGGGAGCATTAAAAGAAAATAATAGAGCGGTAGTTATAGGTCAAAAGACATTTGGAAAGGGTTCAGTTCAACAGGGTTTTCCACTAAGTAATGGTGGAGTATTGTTTATTACAATTGCACATTATAAAACTCCAAGTGGGAATGATATTCACAGGGTTGGTATTGAGCCAAACATTTATGTAACACAAGAAGCAACAGATAATGTTGCACATGAAGAAGAAGTGGTGGACTATACAAAAGAAATTACTGATGTAAATTTAGATGATCCTTATATAAAAAGAGCAATTCAGTACTTTATTGAAAAAAGATGAAAATAGCATTTGTTGCGTTTTTAATTACTTTAATAAATTTGGCTTTGATTTTAACTATTGCATTTGTATATCAGAAAAATATGGAGATTGTAGAGATACAATCTCCACCTTATTTTTATTTTACTAATCCTTATAGCAAATTTTTTTCTAATTTAAAAAAACAGCTTATTTTGCAGAAGATTTTGTCTGAAACAAAAATATATGGTAAAAGTCCTTTCTTAGTTGAAAGTATACAAAAACTTGATGAAGTTAAGTATTTTTTAAAGGTTTTTAATGTAGACTATTTTGAGAAAACAATATCTAAGAAATATTGGTGGGGAACTTCTGAAATTGAAGTCTTGAGGTTTAAAGATATCATTTTTTATTACATACCGATTGTGGAAGTTGCAAAAAGCGATGAAAAATTTGGAAAAATATTGTTTTACTCTTTAAAAGGCAAGAAGATGTTTTTAGATCCAGAAGATTTAAATCCTATTTCCATTGAGTTATTAAAAAAGTATGGAGTGAAAATTCATGAAGAATGAAAAGTATAAGTTAATAGTCTTTTTGGAGTTTTTGATTGTGTATGTTTTTTCGTCGTTTATATTGCGTGTAAATTATTTTACTTTATCACCCTTTGTAGTAAAATTTTTTATTTTTTACTTTTTAGTTTTAAGTTTGTTTTCATCTATAAAAGGTAAGCAATTTTTATTTTCTGAAATTTCAAGATTGTGGATTTATTCATTTACTCCACTATTATGCTATTTGTTTTTTACAATAGGAATTTATTTTCATATTTTGATTGATTCAAGGTTTTCGTATTTTATTCCCTTTTTGTTTTCAAACTATTATAATCTTGAATATGATTCAAGAAAATATATAACCTTATTAAGACTTTTTTCATTTTCGCTCTTTATTTTGGGGGTGAAATAATTGATTGAAAGATTTGCAAAGTTTTTATTAAAGAAGTCCTCTCTTTTTATTCTTATACTATCACTAATTGGTCTATTATTTGGGATATATAGCTTATTGAATTTAAAAGTTAATGCGGAACTTACTGAGCTTGCTCCAGAAAAAATACCGGAGTTTAAAGATATGGTTAAATTTACAAATGAAAAAGTTGTTTCAAATACCTTGCTTTTAGTTATTGAATTGGAAAATAAAAAGATCAATGTAAATGAGTTTGTTGAAAAATTAAAGGATGCATTTGAAGAAACACCGTATATATCAAAGGCAGAAGCATTTGACGATCCTGAAACGATGCTAAAATATGGAATTTTCACTATTGATGAAAATAGTTTGACTAATGTTTTAAATTACTATAATGCAGTCATAAATGTTGAACCAAGGTCTGCTATAGATTTTAGATTTTGGAGAAACTTGGGAATAGCTATTTCTACGGTGTCGGAATATGCTAATAGTTTTTTGTCAAGAAGTGGTATAAAAAAATACTATTTAATATCGAATGATGGAAATGTAATATTAATGAATTTTTCCATGAGCAAGCCCGTAACGGATATTGATTTTCTAAACAAAGCAATTCCAGATTTAAAAAATATAGCTAGTAAATTGTCAAAAGAGTTTGAAGCAAATATTCTATTTAGTGGTTCTGCAATGAATAATTTTATAGGGAATAAGCAAGTAACAAAAGACTTTCAAATTACAACAATTGTTTCGCTTGTTGGTATATCGCTTCTATTATTAATTTCATACGGTAGTTCTAAGACTATGTTATTCATGTTTTATTCGATGATACTTGCCATGGGTACAAGTCTTGGAATTATAGTATTACTTTTTAAGCAAATTAATATTATTACTTCTTTTGTAAACGCAATGCTTCTTGGACTTGGAATTGATTATGGTATTCATATAACTGCAAAAATACATGAGAATTTGAGAATATATGGAAAGACAAATGAAAGCATTGTTGAAGCTTTCAAGGAAAATTTTACTCCTTCATTTGTCTCTGCAATAACTACTTCTATTGCTTTATTAGCACTTGCTCTCAGTCCTTCAAAGCCTTTACAGGAAATGGGAATATCTTCTGGAATAGGTGTAATGATATTTTTTATTTATATGAACTTTCTAGTTCCTGCTTTTTATTCAAGGTTTAAACAAAGTATAAATATTCCTAAAAAAGAATACTTTTCAAGTTTTTTAGAGTTACTTAGAAGAATAAAACCTATAAAAGTACTTGTGTGGTTTGCAGTTATTATTTTTTCAGCATTTTCATACCTTGCTGTAAAAAATTTTTCCTATACTCCACCAGGACTTGTACCAGAAAATTCTGAAGCTGTTAAAGCTCTTGAAATTGCAGAAGAAAAGTTTGGAGAATTTGGTGTTGGACAAATTGTAATTGCTGCAAAGAGTATAGATGAGTTGAAAGAAATTAAAAATGAGATAGAAAATTCTAAGTATTTTTCAAATACTTTTTCATTACTTTCGTTTGTTGAAGAGCCTGAAAAACTGGAAGAAATAAGGCCGAGTTTTTATGAGACTGTTTACAAGGTTATAAATGAGCCTATATTAGATGTAGTATTTAAAAAGTATGGTTTGTATAATAGTCTCTTAGAAACTTTGAGTTTGCTAAGAACAGCTAAAACATACGATGATGTTATTTCAAGTATAGAAAAAGATATTCCGGCATTATTTTTCTACGATACAAATAATACTAGATATTATTTGCTTTATGCTAAAGAAAAAGTTTCATTGTGGAGAGATAACAACTTAAAAAAGATTTTTGATGAAGAACTTAAAGGAAAAAAGGTATTTGGCTATCCAGCATTATTTTACAAAGTAATGGTTTATTTGGTTAATTCAACAAGTAAAGCTGTATATTTTGTGTTTTTAGCGATAATAATTACGCTTTTGATTGATTTAAGAAGCTTTTTAAAGTCTTTGAAAGTGACTTTCTATGTTGTTCTTTCAATATTAGCTACTATTGGTATAGGTTATGTGGCTTTAAAAATAGATTTGACGTTTTTGAATCTTTTAATAATTCCAATTTTTCTTGGAATTGGTGTAGATAGTATGGTTCATTTATCACACAGCATACTTCATGGAAGAGATAGTATTATGAAGACAGAAAAGGCTGTAACTATTTCTGTTTTGACTACAATAATTGCATTTGGAAGTTTTATTTTAGCGCAAGGAGAACTTTTAAAGGAATTTGGAGAGCTTGTTTCAATAGGCTTGCTTGTTTCGTGGTTTGTTAGTATTTTTATTTATTTGAGTAG
This DNA window, taken from Thermosipho africanus Ob7, encodes the following:
- a CDS encoding phospholipase D-like domain-containing protein; translation: MKISSVLIIFLSLVAFSANIYFTEFVDLTDIVIDFINNSNNFLYVSSYSLDNYYVVEAINRLSEKGLDVRVILEVSNKDLKCKVLKDYEKSLHHAKFMVNDNGVIFGSANFTDSGLFEGYNDIVVFEKDKVEDFKNLFLNLWNEGKVSGCKNFFVVGYDDVESKLLEFIQSAKKRIYVCVYALTNQKVFALLKYKESRGVEIKIITDKWFNNSILKKYPIRNIVIVRDKMLHHKFVIVDNSVFLGSVNITVNGLTKNFEMAYISNQFLNSYLKVFDYLWRRYSENKDIED
- a CDS encoding L-threonylcarbamoyladenylate synthase, with the protein product MKTKILKIDPLDFNEKDLIEVCNVIKSGGLVAFPTETVYGLGASAFEEKAVDNIFKVKGRAKDNPLIVHVDRFEKLLEIAEVAEKYFEAINKLTPGPVTFVLKQKINLPKNVTAGLKTVGVRIPAHPVARKLCKCAGPIAAPSANLSGKPSPTDSQAVIEDLFGKIDFVIDAGNSEFGLESTIIDLTSEIPIVLRPGPITIEQLESIFGKVEIPQFVIDASSVENPKAPGMKYRHYAPEKPVYRFNKVQREKVIKKALSENGVFICPEEHKKFYPDDRIMILGKLSEPYSIAQNLFKVLREFDRSNFNVAFIEAFEEKGILLSVMNRLKKASVEVEL
- the hslV gene encoding ATP-dependent protease subunit HslV; the encoded protein is MKWRSTTVVCVRRNDSVVMISDGQVTYGNTILKGNAKKVRKMGDGNVLAGFAGSVADAMALFDRFEAKYREWGGNLLKAAVELAKDWRTDRVLRRLEAMLLVADKKYTFIVSGTGEVIQPEDDIASIGSGSPYAIAAGKALLRHTDLSAKEIALEAIKIASEICIYTNDNFTIEEL
- a CDS encoding DUF503 domain-containing protein, giving the protein MSASYLEITLRIFGIKSLKEKRSIVKRLINDLRSNFNISVVEIADQDSKDFITLGISLVSINKSHAYKSIESIVEYIERYYTVENVYKEVYD
- the yqeK gene encoding bis(5'-nucleosyl)-tetraphosphatase (symmetrical) YqeK produces the protein MIVDIDEIKNVVNLLVSKDRLLHVEGTAKFAKTLARVHGLDENIAEFIGYAHDIFRDINQRKLLKLARGYNLSLTDEEKLHPILLHGKLAAEFLRFRFNVDDEELLDAVRYHTSGYKNFGIYGKLLFLADSLEETRNYPNVNKLREIAFKDIEMGYFEVLRNKLIYAIERNLFILKESIESWNELIRKRKGGSI
- a CDS encoding tRNA (adenine-N1)-methyltransferase; translated protein: MIKEGDKVLLYGDDGSKIIITVEAGKKKGTHLGHVDMDELIGKEYGDTIVFGKNNRVFYILKPTYIDLIFNMKRRTQIIYPKDASYILFKLDIKPGDRVIDTGVGSGAMCGAFARIVGKDGKVYGYERREDFYNLAKKNLEYWGLIDNVELKLRDISGGFDEVNVDALMLDVPDPHNYIEQCWQALKGGGKMGIICPTTNQVQEVLEKLYEYPFIDVEVWENLMRRYKPNPERLRPFDRMVAHTTYLVFATKVLKK
- a CDS encoding S41 family peptidase: MKKKNFIIITAVIISILVGTIVLSGATTDKNFQDNLTPLAETLYYILNYYYEIDKADINKVIDYGIDGLVKGLGDDFSYYYNKDVYEEKEIENKGEYGGLGIEVTYDADSKAIKIISPMYGTPAWRAGLKAGDLIISVDGSSVQEMSYIEAVNRMRGEPGTKVKLTILRGEEVLEFEITREIIKITPVKYGFVETQIGRIGYVRLTQFNQPSSKKLEEALNKIYEKGVVALIFDLRDNPGGYLDSAIDVASMFLDAGKLVVTVEPRVGSIERYVSKGNDFPKVPVAVLVNGGSASASEIVTGALKENNRAVVIGQKTFGKGSVQQGFPLSNGGVLFITIAHYKTPSGNDIHRVGIEPNIYVTQEATDNVAHEEEVVDYTKEITDVNLDDPYIKRAIQYFIEKR
- a CDS encoding efflux RND transporter permease subunit codes for the protein MIERFAKFLLKKSSLFILILSLIGLLFGIYSLLNLKVNAELTELAPEKIPEFKDMVKFTNEKVVSNTLLLVIELENKKINVNEFVEKLKDAFEETPYISKAEAFDDPETMLKYGIFTIDENSLTNVLNYYNAVINVEPRSAIDFRFWRNLGIAISTVSEYANSFLSRSGIKKYYLISNDGNVILMNFSMSKPVTDIDFLNKAIPDLKNIASKLSKEFEANILFSGSAMNNFIGNKQVTKDFQITTIVSLVGISLLLLISYGSSKTMLFMFYSMILAMGTSLGIIVLLFKQINIITSFVNAMLLGLGIDYGIHITAKIHENLRIYGKTNESIVEAFKENFTPSFVSAITTSIALLALALSPSKPLQEMGISSGIGVMIFFIYMNFLVPAFYSRFKQSINIPKKEYFSSFLELLRRIKPIKVLVWFAVIIFSAFSYLAVKNFSYTPPGLVPENSEAVKALEIAEEKFGEFGVGQIVIAAKSIDELKEIKNEIENSKYFSNTFSLLSFVEEPEKLEEIRPSFYETVYKVINEPILDVVFKKYGLYNSLLETLSLLRTAKTYDDVISSIEKDIPALFFYDTNNTRYYLLYAKEKVSLWRDNNLKKIFDEELKGKKVFGYPALFYKVMVYLVNSTSKAVYFVFLAIIITLLIDLRSFLKSLKVTFYVVLSILATIGIGYVALKIDLTFLNLLIIPIFLGIGVDSMVHLSHSILHGRDSIMKTEKAVTISVLTTIIAFGSFILAQGELLKEFGELVSIGLLVSWFVSIFIYLSSIDKKG